The Pan paniscus chromosome 12, NHGRI_mPanPan1-v2.0_pri, whole genome shotgun sequence genome window below encodes:
- the LOC112438880 gene encoding high mobility group protein HMG-I/HMG-Y-like, with protein sequence MTKEATSVLGQKTYTCTVPTQTLCYTQAMRERVSGWCRAREQEVDFETANECILREGKMSESSSKSSQPLASKQKKDGTEKRGRGRPRKQPPVSPRTALVGSQKELSEVPTPKRPRGRPKGSKNKGAAKTRKTTTTLGRKPRGRPKKLEKEEEKGISQESSLEEQLPSGTGQL encoded by the exons ATGACCAAGGAAGCCACGTCGGTACTCGGGCAGAAAACCTACACCTGCACGGTGCCCACTCAAACGCTTTGTTACACTCAAGCCATGAGGGAAAGGGTCAGTGGGTGGTGTAGAGCCCGAGAACAGGAAGTGGATTTTGAAACAGCTAATGAATGTA TCCTTAGAGAAGGGAAGATGAGCGAGTCGAGCTCGAAGTCCAGCCAGCCCTTGGCCTCCAAGCAGAAAAAGGACGGCACTGAGAAGCGAGGCCGTGGCAGGCCGCGCAAGCAGCCTCCGGTGAGTCCCAGGACAGCGCTGGTAGGGAGTCAGAAGGAGCTCAGCGAAGTGCCAACACCTAAGAGACCTCGGGGCCGACCAAAGGGAAGCAAAAACAAGGGTGCTGCCAAGACCCGGAAAACCACCACAACTCTGGGAAGGAAACCAAGGGGAAGACCCAAAAaactggagaaggaggaagagaagggcatCTCGCAGGAGTCCTCACTGGAGGAGCAGCTTCCTTCTGGGACTGGACAGCTTTGA
- the WDR54 gene encoding WD repeat-containing protein 54 isoform X2, with product MFRWERSIPLRGSAAALCNNLSVLQLPARNLTYFGVVHGPSAQLLSAAPEGVPLAQRQLHAKEGAGVSPPLITQVHWCVLPFRVLLVLTSHRGIQMYESNGYTMVYWHALDSGDASPVQAVFARGIAASGHFICVGTWSGRVLVFDIPAKGPNIVLSEELAGHQMPITDIATEPAQGQDCVADMVTADDSGLLCVWRSGPEFTLLTRIPGFGVPCPSVQLWQGIIAAGYGNGQVHLYEATTGNLHVQINAHARAICALDLASEVGKLLSAGEDTFVHIWKLSRNPESGYIEVEHCHGECVSDTQLCGARFCDSSGNSFAVTGYDLAEIRRFSSV from the exons ATGTTCCGCTGGGAGCGCTCCATTCCCCTGCGAGGCTCGGCCGCCGCCCTGTGCAACAACCTCAGTGTGCTGCAGCTGCCGGCTCGTAACCTCACGTATTTTGGCGTGGTTCATGGACCAAGCGCCCAGCTTCTCAGCGCTGCTCCTGAGGGTGTGCCCTTGGCCCAGCGCCAGCTCCACGCTAAGGAGGGTGCTGGAGTGAGTCCCCCACTTATCACTCAG GTCCACTGGTGTGTCCTCCCCTTCCGAGTGCTGCTGGTACTCACCTCACATCGAGGAATACAG ATGTACGAGTCCAATGGCTACACCATGGTCTACTGGCATGCACTGGACTCTGGAGATGCCTCCCCAG TACAGGCTGTGTTTGCCCGGGGAATTGCTGCCAGTGGCCACTTCATCTGTGTGG GAACGTGGTCAGGCCGGGTGCTGGTGTTTGACATCCCAGCAAAGGGTCCCAACATTGTACTGAGCGAGGAGCTGGCTGGGCACCAGATGCCAATCACAGACATTGCCACCGAGCCTGCCCAGGGACAG GATTGTGTGGCTGACATGGTGACGGCAGATGACTCAGGCTTGCTGTGTGTCTGGCGGTCAGGGCCAGAATTCACATTATTGACCCGCATTCCAGGATTTGG AGTTCCGTGCCCCTCTGTGCAGCTGTGGCAGGGGATCATAGCAGCAGGCTATGGGAACGGACAAGTGCATCTGTATGAGGCCACTACAGGAAATCTACATGTCCAGATCAATGCCCATGCCCGGGCCATCTGCGCCCTGGACCTGGCTTCTGAGGTGGGCAAG cTACTCTCTGCAGGTGAGGACACCTTTGTGCATATCTGGAAGCTGAGCAGAAACCCAGAGAGTGGCTACATTGAG GTGGAACACTGTCATGGTGAGTGTGTCTCCGACACCCAGCTGTGTGGTGCTCGATTTTGTGATTCCTCAGGCAACTCCTTTGCTGTGACTGGCTATGACCTTGCGGAGATCCGGAGATTCAGCAGTGTGTGA
- the WDR54 gene encoding WD repeat-containing protein 54 isoform X1 translates to MFRWERSIPLRGSAAALCNNLSVLQLPARNLTYFGVVHGPSAQLLSAAPEGVPLAQRQLHAKEGAGVSPPLITQVHWCVLPFRVLLVLTSHRGIQMYESNGYTMVYWHALDSGDASPVQAVFARGIAASGHFICVGTWSGRVLVFDIPAKGPNIVLSEELAGHQMPITDIATEPAQGQDCVADMVTADDSGLLCVWRSGPEFTLLTRIPGFGVPCPSVQLWQGIIAAGYGNGQVHLYEATTGNLHVQINAHARAICALDLASEVGKLLSAGEDTFVHIWKLSRNPESGYIEVCVMGWVEWGGPSMGQQALTSPLLPQVEHCHGECVSDTQLCGARFCDSSGNSFAVTGYDLAEIRRFSSV, encoded by the exons ATGTTCCGCTGGGAGCGCTCCATTCCCCTGCGAGGCTCGGCCGCCGCCCTGTGCAACAACCTCAGTGTGCTGCAGCTGCCGGCTCGTAACCTCACGTATTTTGGCGTGGTTCATGGACCAAGCGCCCAGCTTCTCAGCGCTGCTCCTGAGGGTGTGCCCTTGGCCCAGCGCCAGCTCCACGCTAAGGAGGGTGCTGGAGTGAGTCCCCCACTTATCACTCAG GTCCACTGGTGTGTCCTCCCCTTCCGAGTGCTGCTGGTACTCACCTCACATCGAGGAATACAG ATGTACGAGTCCAATGGCTACACCATGGTCTACTGGCATGCACTGGACTCTGGAGATGCCTCCCCAG TACAGGCTGTGTTTGCCCGGGGAATTGCTGCCAGTGGCCACTTCATCTGTGTGG GAACGTGGTCAGGCCGGGTGCTGGTGTTTGACATCCCAGCAAAGGGTCCCAACATTGTACTGAGCGAGGAGCTGGCTGGGCACCAGATGCCAATCACAGACATTGCCACCGAGCCTGCCCAGGGACAG GATTGTGTGGCTGACATGGTGACGGCAGATGACTCAGGCTTGCTGTGTGTCTGGCGGTCAGGGCCAGAATTCACATTATTGACCCGCATTCCAGGATTTGG AGTTCCGTGCCCCTCTGTGCAGCTGTGGCAGGGGATCATAGCAGCAGGCTATGGGAACGGACAAGTGCATCTGTATGAGGCCACTACAGGAAATCTACATGTCCAGATCAATGCCCATGCCCGGGCCATCTGCGCCCTGGACCTGGCTTCTGAGGTGGGCAAG cTACTCTCTGCAGGTGAGGACACCTTTGTGCATATCTGGAAGCTGAGCAGAAACCCAGAGAGTGGCTACATTGAGGTATGTGTCATGGGGTGGGTGGAATGGGGGGGCCCAAGCATGGGGCAGCAGGCCCTGACGAGCCCTCTGCTCCCCCAGGTGGAACACTGTCATGGTGAGTGTGTCTCCGACACCCAGCTGTGTGGTGCTCGATTTTGTGATTCCTCAGGCAACTCCTTTGCTGTGACTGGCTATGACCTTGCGGAGATCCGGAGATTCAGCAGTGTGTGA
- the WDR54 gene encoding WD repeat-containing protein 54 isoform X7, with protein MVAADLEGPYEPGVRRADLGLQVHWCVLPFRVLLVLTSHRGIQMYESNGYTMVYWHALDSGDASPVQAVFARGIAASGHFICVGTWSGRVLVFDIPAKGPNIVLSEELAGHQMPITDIATEPAQGQDCVADMVTADDSGLLCVWRSGPEFTLLTRIPGFGVPCPSVQLWQGIIAAGYGNGQVHLYEATTGNLHVQINAHARAICALDLASEVGKLLSAGEDTFVHIWKLSRNPESGYIEATPLL; from the exons ATGGTGGCGGCGGATTTGGAGGGACCCTACGAACCAGGAGTCAGGCGAGCCGATCTGGGGCTGCAG GTCCACTGGTGTGTCCTCCCCTTCCGAGTGCTGCTGGTACTCACCTCACATCGAGGAATACAG ATGTACGAGTCCAATGGCTACACCATGGTCTACTGGCATGCACTGGACTCTGGAGATGCCTCCCCAG TACAGGCTGTGTTTGCCCGGGGAATTGCTGCCAGTGGCCACTTCATCTGTGTGG GAACGTGGTCAGGCCGGGTGCTGGTGTTTGACATCCCAGCAAAGGGTCCCAACATTGTACTGAGCGAGGAGCTGGCTGGGCACCAGATGCCAATCACAGACATTGCCACCGAGCCTGCCCAGGGACAG GATTGTGTGGCTGACATGGTGACGGCAGATGACTCAGGCTTGCTGTGTGTCTGGCGGTCAGGGCCAGAATTCACATTATTGACCCGCATTCCAGGATTTGG AGTTCCGTGCCCCTCTGTGCAGCTGTGGCAGGGGATCATAGCAGCAGGCTATGGGAACGGACAAGTGCATCTGTATGAGGCCACTACAGGAAATCTACATGTCCAGATCAATGCCCATGCCCGGGCCATCTGCGCCCTGGACCTGGCTTCTGAGGTGGGCAAG cTACTCTCTGCAGGTGAGGACACCTTTGTGCATATCTGGAAGCTGAGCAGAAACCCAGAGAGTGGCTACATTGAG GCAACTCCTTTGCTGTGA
- the WDR54 gene encoding WD repeat-containing protein 54 isoform X5, whose amino-acid sequence MFRWERSIPLRGSAAALCNNLSVLQLPARNLTYFGVVHGPSAQLLSAAPEGVPLAQRQLHAKEGAGVSPPLITQVHWCVLPFRVLLVLTSHRGIQMYESNGYTMVYWHALDSGDASPVQAVFARGIAASGHFICVGTWSGRVLVFDIPAKGPNIVLSEELAGHQMPITDIATEPAQGQLWQGIIAAGYGNGQVHLYEATTGNLHVQINAHARAICALDLASEVGKLLSAGEDTFVHIWKLSRNPESGYIEVEHCHGECVSDTQLCGARFCDSSGNSFAVTGYDLAEIRRFSSV is encoded by the exons ATGTTCCGCTGGGAGCGCTCCATTCCCCTGCGAGGCTCGGCCGCCGCCCTGTGCAACAACCTCAGTGTGCTGCAGCTGCCGGCTCGTAACCTCACGTATTTTGGCGTGGTTCATGGACCAAGCGCCCAGCTTCTCAGCGCTGCTCCTGAGGGTGTGCCCTTGGCCCAGCGCCAGCTCCACGCTAAGGAGGGTGCTGGAGTGAGTCCCCCACTTATCACTCAG GTCCACTGGTGTGTCCTCCCCTTCCGAGTGCTGCTGGTACTCACCTCACATCGAGGAATACAG ATGTACGAGTCCAATGGCTACACCATGGTCTACTGGCATGCACTGGACTCTGGAGATGCCTCCCCAG TACAGGCTGTGTTTGCCCGGGGAATTGCTGCCAGTGGCCACTTCATCTGTGTGG GAACGTGGTCAGGCCGGGTGCTGGTGTTTGACATCCCAGCAAAGGGTCCCAACATTGTACTGAGCGAGGAGCTGGCTGGGCACCAGATGCCAATCACAGACATTGCCACCGAGCCTGCCCAGGGACAG CTGTGGCAGGGGATCATAGCAGCAGGCTATGGGAACGGACAAGTGCATCTGTATGAGGCCACTACAGGAAATCTACATGTCCAGATCAATGCCCATGCCCGGGCCATCTGCGCCCTGGACCTGGCTTCTGAGGTGGGCAAG cTACTCTCTGCAGGTGAGGACACCTTTGTGCATATCTGGAAGCTGAGCAGAAACCCAGAGAGTGGCTACATTGAG GTGGAACACTGTCATGGTGAGTGTGTCTCCGACACCCAGCTGTGTGGTGCTCGATTTTGTGATTCCTCAGGCAACTCCTTTGCTGTGACTGGCTATGACCTTGCGGAGATCCGGAGATTCAGCAGTGTGTGA
- the WDR54 gene encoding WD repeat-containing protein 54 isoform X6, with protein MVAADLEGPYEPGVRRADLGLQVHWCVLPFRVLLVLTSHRGIQMYESNGYTMVYWHALDSGDASPVQAVFARGIAASGHFICVGTWSGRVLVFDIPAKGPNIVLSEELAGHQMPITDIATEPAQGQDCVADMVTADDSGLLCVWRSGPEFTLLTRIPGFGVPCPSVQLWQGIIAAGYGNGQVHLYEATTGNLHVQINAHARAICALDLASEVGKLLSAGEDTFVHIWKLSRNPESGYIEVEHCHGECVSDTQLCGARFCDSSGNSFAVTGYDLAEIRRFSSV; from the exons ATGGTGGCGGCGGATTTGGAGGGACCCTACGAACCAGGAGTCAGGCGAGCCGATCTGGGGCTGCAG GTCCACTGGTGTGTCCTCCCCTTCCGAGTGCTGCTGGTACTCACCTCACATCGAGGAATACAG ATGTACGAGTCCAATGGCTACACCATGGTCTACTGGCATGCACTGGACTCTGGAGATGCCTCCCCAG TACAGGCTGTGTTTGCCCGGGGAATTGCTGCCAGTGGCCACTTCATCTGTGTGG GAACGTGGTCAGGCCGGGTGCTGGTGTTTGACATCCCAGCAAAGGGTCCCAACATTGTACTGAGCGAGGAGCTGGCTGGGCACCAGATGCCAATCACAGACATTGCCACCGAGCCTGCCCAGGGACAG GATTGTGTGGCTGACATGGTGACGGCAGATGACTCAGGCTTGCTGTGTGTCTGGCGGTCAGGGCCAGAATTCACATTATTGACCCGCATTCCAGGATTTGG AGTTCCGTGCCCCTCTGTGCAGCTGTGGCAGGGGATCATAGCAGCAGGCTATGGGAACGGACAAGTGCATCTGTATGAGGCCACTACAGGAAATCTACATGTCCAGATCAATGCCCATGCCCGGGCCATCTGCGCCCTGGACCTGGCTTCTGAGGTGGGCAAG cTACTCTCTGCAGGTGAGGACACCTTTGTGCATATCTGGAAGCTGAGCAGAAACCCAGAGAGTGGCTACATTGAG GTGGAACACTGTCATGGTGAGTGTGTCTCCGACACCCAGCTGTGTGGTGCTCGATTTTGTGATTCCTCAGGCAACTCCTTTGCTGTGACTGGCTATGACCTTGCGGAGATCCGGAGATTCAGCAGTGTGTGA
- the WDR54 gene encoding WD repeat-containing protein 54 isoform X4: protein MFRWERSIPLRGSAAALCNNLSVLQLPARNLTYFGVVHGPSAQLLSAAPEGVPLAQRQLHAKEGAGVSPPLITQVHWCVLPFRVLLVLTSHRGIQMYESNGYTMVYWHALDSGDASPVQAVFARGIAASGHFICVGTWSGRVLVFDIPAKGPNIVLSEELAGHQMPITDIATEPAQGQDCVADMVTADDSGLLCVWRSGPEFTLLTRIPGFGVPCPSVQLWQGIIAAGYGNGQVHLYEATTGNLHVQINAHARAICALDLASEVGKLLSAGEDTFVHIWKLSRNPESGYIEATPLL from the exons ATGTTCCGCTGGGAGCGCTCCATTCCCCTGCGAGGCTCGGCCGCCGCCCTGTGCAACAACCTCAGTGTGCTGCAGCTGCCGGCTCGTAACCTCACGTATTTTGGCGTGGTTCATGGACCAAGCGCCCAGCTTCTCAGCGCTGCTCCTGAGGGTGTGCCCTTGGCCCAGCGCCAGCTCCACGCTAAGGAGGGTGCTGGAGTGAGTCCCCCACTTATCACTCAG GTCCACTGGTGTGTCCTCCCCTTCCGAGTGCTGCTGGTACTCACCTCACATCGAGGAATACAG ATGTACGAGTCCAATGGCTACACCATGGTCTACTGGCATGCACTGGACTCTGGAGATGCCTCCCCAG TACAGGCTGTGTTTGCCCGGGGAATTGCTGCCAGTGGCCACTTCATCTGTGTGG GAACGTGGTCAGGCCGGGTGCTGGTGTTTGACATCCCAGCAAAGGGTCCCAACATTGTACTGAGCGAGGAGCTGGCTGGGCACCAGATGCCAATCACAGACATTGCCACCGAGCCTGCCCAGGGACAG GATTGTGTGGCTGACATGGTGACGGCAGATGACTCAGGCTTGCTGTGTGTCTGGCGGTCAGGGCCAGAATTCACATTATTGACCCGCATTCCAGGATTTGG AGTTCCGTGCCCCTCTGTGCAGCTGTGGCAGGGGATCATAGCAGCAGGCTATGGGAACGGACAAGTGCATCTGTATGAGGCCACTACAGGAAATCTACATGTCCAGATCAATGCCCATGCCCGGGCCATCTGCGCCCTGGACCTGGCTTCTGAGGTGGGCAAG cTACTCTCTGCAGGTGAGGACACCTTTGTGCATATCTGGAAGCTGAGCAGAAACCCAGAGAGTGGCTACATTGAG GCAACTCCTTTGCTGTGA
- the WDR54 gene encoding WD repeat-containing protein 54 isoform X3 yields MVAADLEGPYEPGVRRADLGLQVHWCVLPFRVLLVLTSHRGIQMYESNGYTMVYWHALDSGDASPVQAVFARGIAASGHFICVGTWSGRVLVFDIPAKGPNIVLSEELAGHQMPITDIATEPAQGQDCVADMVTADDSGLLCVWRSGPEFTLLTRIPGFGVPCPSVQLWQGIIAAGYGNGQVHLYEATTGNLHVQINAHARAICALDLASEVGKLLSAGEDTFVHIWKLSRNPESGYIEVCVMGWVEWGGPSMGQQALTSPLLPQVEHCHGECVSDTQLCGARFCDSSGNSFAVTGYDLAEIRRFSSV; encoded by the exons ATGGTGGCGGCGGATTTGGAGGGACCCTACGAACCAGGAGTCAGGCGAGCCGATCTGGGGCTGCAG GTCCACTGGTGTGTCCTCCCCTTCCGAGTGCTGCTGGTACTCACCTCACATCGAGGAATACAG ATGTACGAGTCCAATGGCTACACCATGGTCTACTGGCATGCACTGGACTCTGGAGATGCCTCCCCAG TACAGGCTGTGTTTGCCCGGGGAATTGCTGCCAGTGGCCACTTCATCTGTGTGG GAACGTGGTCAGGCCGGGTGCTGGTGTTTGACATCCCAGCAAAGGGTCCCAACATTGTACTGAGCGAGGAGCTGGCTGGGCACCAGATGCCAATCACAGACATTGCCACCGAGCCTGCCCAGGGACAG GATTGTGTGGCTGACATGGTGACGGCAGATGACTCAGGCTTGCTGTGTGTCTGGCGGTCAGGGCCAGAATTCACATTATTGACCCGCATTCCAGGATTTGG AGTTCCGTGCCCCTCTGTGCAGCTGTGGCAGGGGATCATAGCAGCAGGCTATGGGAACGGACAAGTGCATCTGTATGAGGCCACTACAGGAAATCTACATGTCCAGATCAATGCCCATGCCCGGGCCATCTGCGCCCTGGACCTGGCTTCTGAGGTGGGCAAG cTACTCTCTGCAGGTGAGGACACCTTTGTGCATATCTGGAAGCTGAGCAGAAACCCAGAGAGTGGCTACATTGAGGTATGTGTCATGGGGTGGGTGGAATGGGGGGGCCCAAGCATGGGGCAGCAGGCCCTGACGAGCCCTCTGCTCCCCCAGGTGGAACACTGTCATGGTGAGTGTGTCTCCGACACCCAGCTGTGTGGTGCTCGATTTTGTGATTCCTCAGGCAACTCCTTTGCTGTGACTGGCTATGACCTTGCGGAGATCCGGAGATTCAGCAGTGTGTGA